A DNA window from Bubalus bubalis isolate 160015118507 breed Murrah chromosome 22, NDDB_SH_1, whole genome shotgun sequence contains the following coding sequences:
- the ESCO1 gene encoding N-acetyltransferase ESCO1 isoform X1 codes for MMSIQEKSKENSSSVIKKNEDKNLETQVQGSQKNLAKKSDPKEAIKSLVKSPNESKVNQPELGACMSTRSASTDKRASKSTNKNMVTVKGHSQQESTKQKKISQKKPVHETPKSSEQLNRRSQRLQQLTEVSTRSLRSREVQGQAQAVKQSLLPTKKEHCSNTQSKSNKAKTNQKHVKRKVLEIKSDSKEEENSVTNEAINSPKGKKRKVEHQTAYTSSSQCIKGSEKCLENTRKEETKSSSEIKRSKVTTSVVSKKNEMKKSVHTQVNNSAKSQKSPQPSVPEQTVDNGLEQAGTSKRGSILQLCEEIAGEIESDTVEVKKESSQMESVKEEKPTEIKLEETETERQILHQKETNQDVQCNRFFPSRKTKPVKCILNGINNSTKKNSNWTKIKLSKFNSVQQNKLDSQFSPKSGLLRTSFSLPALETHQQVTQSTFLGSKPYGDKNKACQQEETKEVNSEDVKPNDIAVEMNKIPKKAPEGCHLGNQIKPPPDQPLDKQKKDAFESTLDKNCSLCLESKLENNPVENATTVSTLLSQAKIDTGENKFPGSIPKQHSVLCNQTSKTSDNREIPPNHSWPKCNSHLEITIPKDLKLKEAEKADEKQLIIDAGQKRFGAVSCNVCGMLYTASNPEDETQHLLFHNQFISAVKYVGWKKERILAEYPDGRIIMVLPEDPKYALKKVDEIREMVDNDLGFQQAPLMCYSRTKTLLFISNDKKVVGCLIAEHIQWGYRVIEEKLPVIRSEEEKVRFERQKAWCCSTLPEPAICGISRIWVFSMMRRKKIASRMIECLRSNFIYGSYLSKEEIAFSDPTPDGKLFATQYCGTGQFLVYNFINGQNST; via the exons ATGATGTCCATTcaggagaaatcaaaagaaaattcctccagtgttattaaaaagaatgaagataaGAATTTAGAAACACAAGTTCAAGGTTCTCAAAAAAATCTAGCCAAAAAATCAGATCCAAAGGAAGCTATAAAATCACTGGTTAAATCTCcaaatgaaagtaaagtgaaTCAGCCTGAATTAGGAGCATGCATGAGCACAAGGTCAGCATCCACTGATAAAAGAGCTAGTAAATCTACTAATAAAAATATGGTGACTGTAAAGGGACATTCACAACAggaatctacaaaacagaagaaaatatctcAGAAAAAACCAGTGCACGAAACCCCTAAATCAAGTGAACAGCTCAACCGGAGATCACAAAGACTACAACAGCTAACAGAGGTTTCGACAAGGTCTCTGCGTAGTAGAGAAGTTCAGGGTCAGGCTCAGGCAGTTAAACAGAGTTTGCTGCCAACAAAAAAAGAGCACTGTAGCAATACTCAGAGTAAATCTAATAAAGCTAAAACAAATCAGAAACATGTGAAAAGAAAAGTattggaaataaagtctgattctaaagaggaagaaaattctgtaaCTAATGAAGCGATCAATTCCCCCAAAGGAAAAAAGCGCAAAGTGGAGCATCAGACGGCTTATACTTCTAGTTCTCAGTGCATAAAAGGATCTGAAAAATGTCTGGAGAAtactagaaaagaagaaacaaaatcttCTTCTGAGATAAAAAGATCCAAAGTGACTACTTCAGTGGTCTCTAAAAAGAACGAGATGAAGAAGTCAGTTCACACACAAGTGAATAACAGTGCAAAATCCCAAAAAAGTCCACAGCCATCAGTGCCTGAACAAACTGTAGACAATGGGCTGGAGCAAGCAGGAACAAGCAAACGCGGGAGCATTCTCCAGCTCTGTGAAGAAATTGCTGGTGAAATTGAGTCAGATACTGTAGAGGTAAAAAAGGAATCTTCACAAATGGAAAGTGTAAAGGAGGAGAAGCctacagaaataaaattggaagagacagagactgaaagacaaatacttcatCAGAAGGAAACGAATCAGGACGTTCAGTGTAATCGTTTTTTCCCCAGTAGAAAAACAAAGCCTGTGAAATGTATACTAAATGGAATAAACAACTCAACTAAAAAGAACTCCAACTGGACTAAAATTAAACTCTCAAAATTTAACTCTgtgcagcaaaataaattagACTCTCAATTTTCCCCTAAATCGGGCTTATTACGAACCAGTTTTTCACTACCTGCGTTAGAAACGCATCAGCAAGTGACGCAAAGTACATTTTTAGGGTCAAAACCATATGGTGATAAAAATAAAGCTTGCCAGCAGGAAGAAACGAAAGAAGTTAATTCTGAAGATGTTAAACCTAATGATATTGCAGTTGAAATGAATAAGATCCCCAAAAAGGCTCCTGAAGGTTGTCATTTGGGTAATCAGATAAAACCACCTCCTGACCAACCATTGGATAAGCAGAAGAAAGATGCTTTTGAATCAACACTGGATAAG AATTGCAGCCTGTGTTTGGAATCTAAGCTTGAAAACAATCCAGTGGAAAATGCCACTACTGTCTCAACTCTGCTCAGTCAAGCAAAAATTGATACAGGAGAGAACAAATTTCCAG GTTCGATTCCCAAACAGCACAGTGTACTCTGTAATCAGACATCTAAGACGAGTGATAACAG GGAGATACCACCAAATCATTCTTGGCCCAAGTGTAATTCCCATTTGGAGATAACAATTCCAAAAGACTTGAAActaaaagaagcagagaaagctgATGAAAAACAGTTGATCATA GATGCAGGACAAAAAAGATTTGGAGCAGTTTCCTGTAATGTTTGTGGCATGCTTTACACTGCTTCAAATCCAGAGGATGAAACACAGCATCTGCTCTTCCACAATCAGTTTATAAGTGCTGTAAAATACGTG ggttggaaaaaagaaagaattctagCTGAATATCCTGATGGCAGGATAATAATGGTTCTTCCTGAAGATCCAAAGTATGCCCTGAAAAAG GTTGACGAGATTAGAGAGATGGTTGATAATGATTTAGGTTTCCAGCAGGCTCCACTCATGTGCTATTCCAGAACAAAAACACTTCTGTTTATTTCTAATGACAAAAAGGTAGTTGGTTGTCTAATTGCAGAACATATCCAGTGG GGCTACAGAGTTATAGAAGAAAAACTTCCAGTTATCAGGTCAGAAGAAGAAAAGGTCAGATTTGAAAGGCAAAAAGCCTGGTGCTGCTCAACATTACCAGAGCCTGCAATTTGTGGGATCAGCCGCATATGGGTGTTCAGCATGATGCGTCGGAAGAAGATCGCTTCTCGCATGATTGAATGCCTAAG gaGTAACTTTATATATGGCTCATACTTGAGTAAAGAGGAAATTGCTTTCTCAGACCCTACTCCTGATGGAAAACTGTTTGCAACCCAGTACTGTGGCACTGGTCAGTTTCTGGTGTATAATTTTATTAATGGACAAAATAGCACCTAA
- the ESCO1 gene encoding N-acetyltransferase ESCO1 isoform X3: MVLPEDPKYALKKVDEIREMVDNDLGFQQAPLMCYSRTKTLLFISNDKKVVGCLIAEHIQWGYRVIEEKLPVIRSEEEKVRFERQKAWCCSTLPEPAICGISRIWVFSMMRRKKIASRMIECLRSNFIYGSYLSKEEIAFSDPTPDGKLFATQYCGTGQFLVYNFINGQNST; this comes from the exons ATGGTTCTTCCTGAAGATCCAAAGTATGCCCTGAAAAAG GTTGACGAGATTAGAGAGATGGTTGATAATGATTTAGGTTTCCAGCAGGCTCCACTCATGTGCTATTCCAGAACAAAAACACTTCTGTTTATTTCTAATGACAAAAAGGTAGTTGGTTGTCTAATTGCAGAACATATCCAGTGG GGCTACAGAGTTATAGAAGAAAAACTTCCAGTTATCAGGTCAGAAGAAGAAAAGGTCAGATTTGAAAGGCAAAAAGCCTGGTGCTGCTCAACATTACCAGAGCCTGCAATTTGTGGGATCAGCCGCATATGGGTGTTCAGCATGATGCGTCGGAAGAAGATCGCTTCTCGCATGATTGAATGCCTAAG gaGTAACTTTATATATGGCTCATACTTGAGTAAAGAGGAAATTGCTTTCTCAGACCCTACTCCTGATGGAAAACTGTTTGCAACCCAGTACTGTGGCACTGGTCAGTTTCTGGTGTATAATTTTATTAATGGACAAAATAGCACCTAA
- the ESCO1 gene encoding N-acetyltransferase ESCO1 isoform X2, whose product MMSIQEKSKENSSSVIKKNEDKNLETQVQGSQKNLAKKSDPKEAIKSLVKSPNESKVNQPELGACMSTRSASTDKRASKSTNKNMVTVKGHSQQESTKQKKISQKKPVHETPKSSEQLNRRSQRLQQLTEVSTRSLRSREVQGQAQAVKQSLLPTKKEHCSNTQSKSNKAKTNQKHVKRKVLEIKSDSKEEENSVTNEAINSPKGKKRKVEHQTAYTSSSQCIKGSEKCLENTRKEETKSSSEIKRSKVTTSVVSKKNEMKKSVHTQVNNSAKSQKSPQPSVPEQTVDNGLEQAGTSKRGSILQLCEEIAGEIESDTVEVKKESSQMESVKEEKPTEIKLEETETERQILHQKETNQDVQCNRFFPSRKTKPVKCILNGINNSTKKNSNWTKIKLSKFNSVQQNKLDSQFSPKSGLLRTSFSLPALETHQQVTQSTFLGSKPYGDKNKACQQEETKEVNSEDVKPNDIAVEMNKIPKKAPEGCHLGNQIKPPPDQPLDKQKKDAFESTLDKNCSLCLESKLENNPVENATTVSTLLSQAKIDTGENKFPGSIPKQHSVLCNQTSKTSDNREIPPNHSWPKCNSHLEITIPKDLKLKEAEKADEKQLIIDAGQKRFGAVSCNVCGMLYTASNPEDETQHLLFHNQFISAVKYVVLLINHHECGSEEEFITSLFLSMFNFRYTQRSLSFPIRFLEGLEKRKNSS is encoded by the exons ATGATGTCCATTcaggagaaatcaaaagaaaattcctccagtgttattaaaaagaatgaagataaGAATTTAGAAACACAAGTTCAAGGTTCTCAAAAAAATCTAGCCAAAAAATCAGATCCAAAGGAAGCTATAAAATCACTGGTTAAATCTCcaaatgaaagtaaagtgaaTCAGCCTGAATTAGGAGCATGCATGAGCACAAGGTCAGCATCCACTGATAAAAGAGCTAGTAAATCTACTAATAAAAATATGGTGACTGTAAAGGGACATTCACAACAggaatctacaaaacagaagaaaatatctcAGAAAAAACCAGTGCACGAAACCCCTAAATCAAGTGAACAGCTCAACCGGAGATCACAAAGACTACAACAGCTAACAGAGGTTTCGACAAGGTCTCTGCGTAGTAGAGAAGTTCAGGGTCAGGCTCAGGCAGTTAAACAGAGTTTGCTGCCAACAAAAAAAGAGCACTGTAGCAATACTCAGAGTAAATCTAATAAAGCTAAAACAAATCAGAAACATGTGAAAAGAAAAGTattggaaataaagtctgattctaaagaggaagaaaattctgtaaCTAATGAAGCGATCAATTCCCCCAAAGGAAAAAAGCGCAAAGTGGAGCATCAGACGGCTTATACTTCTAGTTCTCAGTGCATAAAAGGATCTGAAAAATGTCTGGAGAAtactagaaaagaagaaacaaaatcttCTTCTGAGATAAAAAGATCCAAAGTGACTACTTCAGTGGTCTCTAAAAAGAACGAGATGAAGAAGTCAGTTCACACACAAGTGAATAACAGTGCAAAATCCCAAAAAAGTCCACAGCCATCAGTGCCTGAACAAACTGTAGACAATGGGCTGGAGCAAGCAGGAACAAGCAAACGCGGGAGCATTCTCCAGCTCTGTGAAGAAATTGCTGGTGAAATTGAGTCAGATACTGTAGAGGTAAAAAAGGAATCTTCACAAATGGAAAGTGTAAAGGAGGAGAAGCctacagaaataaaattggaagagacagagactgaaagacaaatacttcatCAGAAGGAAACGAATCAGGACGTTCAGTGTAATCGTTTTTTCCCCAGTAGAAAAACAAAGCCTGTGAAATGTATACTAAATGGAATAAACAACTCAACTAAAAAGAACTCCAACTGGACTAAAATTAAACTCTCAAAATTTAACTCTgtgcagcaaaataaattagACTCTCAATTTTCCCCTAAATCGGGCTTATTACGAACCAGTTTTTCACTACCTGCGTTAGAAACGCATCAGCAAGTGACGCAAAGTACATTTTTAGGGTCAAAACCATATGGTGATAAAAATAAAGCTTGCCAGCAGGAAGAAACGAAAGAAGTTAATTCTGAAGATGTTAAACCTAATGATATTGCAGTTGAAATGAATAAGATCCCCAAAAAGGCTCCTGAAGGTTGTCATTTGGGTAATCAGATAAAACCACCTCCTGACCAACCATTGGATAAGCAGAAGAAAGATGCTTTTGAATCAACACTGGATAAG AATTGCAGCCTGTGTTTGGAATCTAAGCTTGAAAACAATCCAGTGGAAAATGCCACTACTGTCTCAACTCTGCTCAGTCAAGCAAAAATTGATACAGGAGAGAACAAATTTCCAG GTTCGATTCCCAAACAGCACAGTGTACTCTGTAATCAGACATCTAAGACGAGTGATAACAG GGAGATACCACCAAATCATTCTTGGCCCAAGTGTAATTCCCATTTGGAGATAACAATTCCAAAAGACTTGAAActaaaagaagcagagaaagctgATGAAAAACAGTTGATCATA GATGCAGGACAAAAAAGATTTGGAGCAGTTTCCTGTAATGTTTGTGGCATGCTTTACACTGCTTCAAATCCAGAGGATGAAACACAGCATCTGCTCTTCCACAATCAGTTTATAAGTGCTGTAAAATACGTG gTTCTGCTCATTAATCACCACGAGTGTGGATCTGAAGAAGAGTTTATTACCTCTCTTTTTTTGAGTATGTTTAACTTCAGATACACACAACGTAGCCTCTCCTTCCCTATTAGATTCTTAGAag ggttggaaaaaagaaagaattctagCTGA